Proteins encoded in a region of the Gigantopelta aegis isolate Gae_Host chromosome 13, Gae_host_genome, whole genome shotgun sequence genome:
- the LOC121387103 gene encoding lysophosphatidic acid receptor 6-like, whose protein sequence is MADVSGNLSSTLTDDAVLHDNANNTPHTTHPDALVFWKTIPPVLICCGTIGNILTLVVLTQKSMRRSPMTSYLIILAVFDILALHTGLLRQWVIYYFDVDIRDSHVSVCKIHPVLVYFSLDMSAWILVCMTVERTVSVLQPHKVKVLFSSKTSRALISIVGVVLFAINGHFLYGNDITETLVNNGTVSKCTNQLIKQYFFFLKDVFPWIDLTMFCVLPLIVQVTGNILIITKLVSKTRKMNKTLTNVQVAENRKRQFSSMTIMLLTLNFMFLICTLPISVYLVFEGIWDSNKVDYKSNTTDLVYATTSSLMYANNTFNFVFYCLCGRRFRTELRNLFERKTSRSSFLETSFTISRSELNSSNYGNSNTAAFTMSVE, encoded by the coding sequence ATGGCAGATGTTTCAGGAAATTTAAGTTCTACCCTAACAGACGATGCTGTTCTGCATGACAACGCAAACAACACGCCGCACACCACTCATCCCGATGCACTGGTTTTCTGGAAGACGATTCCACCTGTCTTAATTTGTTGTGGCACAATCGGAAACATACTGACTCTCGTAGTCCTTACCCAGAAGTCCATGCGGAGGTCGCCTATGACGTCATACCTGATCATCTTGGCGGTTTTTGATATTTTAGCTCTACACACAGGGTTGTTACGACAATGGGTTATTTACTATTTTGACGTAGATATCAGAGACAGCCACGTGAGTGTGTGTAAAATACATCCCGTTCTCGTCTACTTCTCGTTAGATATGTCGGCTTGGATTTTGGTGTGTATGACAGTGGAACGGACAGTGTCCGTGTTACAGCCACACAAAGTTAAAGTTCTGTTTTCTTCAAAGACAAGCCGCGCTCTGATATCCATCGTTGGCGTTGTGCTATTCGCAATAAACGGCCATTTTCTTTACGGCAACGATATTACTGAGACCCTTGTAAACAACGGGACAGTTTCAAAATGCACAAACCAGTTGATAAAACAATACTTCTTCTTTCTCAAAGATGTATTTCCATGGATAGATTTAACTATGTTTTGTGTCCTCCCACTTATTGTTCAAGTTActggaaatattttaattatcacCAAACTCGTCTCAAAAACTCGAAAGATGAATAAGACTCTGACAAACGTCCAGGTGGCGGAAAACCGGAAACGTCAATTCTCCTCCATGACCATCATGTTACTGACCTTGAACTTCATGTTTCTGATCTGCACTCTACCGATCTCCGTATACTTGGTGTTCGAGGGAATCTGGGACTCTAATAAGGTTGACTACAAATCCAATACTACGGACCTGGTGTATGCGACCACCTCTTCTTTGATGTACGCAAACAACACGTTTAATTTTGTGTTCTACTGTTTGTGCGGCAGGCGATTCAGGACTGAACTGAGGAACCTATTTGAGAGGAAAACATCGAGATCGAGCTTTCTAGAGACGAGTTTTACCATTTCCCGCAGTGAACTCAACAGCAGCAATTATGGCAATTCAAACACAGCAGCGTTCACAATGTCTGTAGAATAA